Part of the Virgibacillus natechei genome is shown below.
TGCTTCTGTAAATTCTTCTGCACTCATATTACCGAGCATCAGAGACATTAAGGCATCTCCAATTGGTGTTTCCAAATCCGAACTCATCGGATGTGGCATCTCATAAATTTGTACTTGTTCTGGATCATTAATCATCTCATTCGCTTCGATCAAATAAGAAGGAACATTTTCATTTTCCGTTAAATCAACATCAGAAATATTCATAATTGCTCCCGTGTGTTCCGAGAATGACATAGCGTATTCTCTTGAAAATGCAAATTCTACAAAGGCCTTTGCAGCTTCAGGATTCTCCGCTTCTTCTGCAATTGCTAATGGACGTAAATCGGGAACAATTCCATACGGCTCACCCGCATCCTGCATTGGTGATGGAATAAATCCATATTCAAATCCTTCAGGTACATCATCTTCCATTTCATTTGGAAGCCAGAACCCTACTGGAACAAAGGCATTTTCTTGAAGCAAGAAGTTCATTTGGGATTGTGTATGGTTTAATGCTCCTAATCCTGAATCAAACATACCTTCCTGTTGCATTTGTTCAACTTTTTCCATGGTTTCTAGTACTGCATCACTCGTCCATGCCCCTTCTGCACCCGTAATTAGATCGTGTAGCAACTCATCGCCTCCAGCTGCACCAAATGCTGGTTGAAGCATGCCACGTAGGAAGTAATACGGATGTTCACCACTCGTGACAAAAGGTTCAATTTCTTCCCCTGTTTTGATTTCCTCCATGGAATTCATGAAGCTGTCAAAATCAGTTGGAACTTCATAGCCCTCTTCTTCAAATAATGCTTTGTCATACCAAGTACCCCAAGCATCAAACACCAAAGGTAATGTATACATTTCACCGTCAAATTTTCCTGGCTCAACAATAAAACTATCTAATAATGCGCTACCATCTTCCAACTCAATTTCTTCTGCCCACTCCGTTAAATTCATCAATTGCCCATCTTCTACCATTTGTGTTTCACTTGAACCGGCACCGTCAATATAAACGACATCAGGTGGATCTTCAGAAATCCAACGTGTACGCATCTCATCGTTAATATTTGGACCTGCATGTTCTGTAATGGTTACATCTGGATATTCCGCCTCAAAATCAGCAATAACTTCCTTCCACCATGAATCTCCATACCCACCAACAAAGTATTGAATCTCTAATTCCCCAGCTATTTCTCCATCTCCGCCTTCGTCACTATTCGATGTTTCCTCTGATCCACCATTTTCTTCTGTTCCTGATGCTTCTTCATCATCTGATGAACATGCCGCTATTAATGCCAACAATAGAACTGCAATTAATAGAAACAATGAACGCCCTTTGAATAATTTCTTCACTTTATTCGCCCCCTTTTCATTAGACTCTTGTCATATTAAAATATATGACTAAAGTCTGGGGAGCATGCCTTTAATTTGGAATTAACTTTTAATAGGAATATTGTTATAGAAAATCTGATATGTAAAGGAAGAGGAAATATAAATAAAGTGCTGACACCTTTTCCAGTCAGCACTTTATTTAGTCAATGATTCTATTCCAAATCTCCATAATGGATCATTTCAATAGAATTATTCTTAAACCAATTTATTATTCTTTTATTTACTAGAACTTCTAACTCATTCATTCTGTCATCTGTATAACTACTTCTCCTATATAACCATGCATCTAAAAACCCAGGATGACACATCACTTCCGTAACCCCTGGCTTTACGTCGGAAAACGTCTTTATTAAATGATCATTTACTATCGTTTCGGATCCATAGAAATCATAGTTAAAATAATCGGTAGTCAACACATTATCTATTGTTTGTTCAGAGAATGAGCGTATAGGAAGCTTGTATTCTTCAGCTACTTCCCCAACGGCCTCTAATGCACACGGTATATGGAGATGCATGTGATGGTGACTGTCGATATGGGTAACATTAATACCCCATTTATATAATAAATCTAGTTGTGCCTCAAGTTCTATTTTCACATCACGTTTAGTAGCAGATTGCACAAGTTCTTCTCCCTTTAAAAAGAAGCCTCTATGGTCTGTCAAACTATTAACCGAAGAAGAAACAGACTGACCCATATCCAAAACCAGATGCAAACCTATCCCTAGATTTCCATATTCTTCTGTCATTGCATCCTCCACACTCTGTTTTGCAAATTCTGTATTAACCATTGCAGTTGTACTCGTTATGATACCTTTCTGATGTCCATAAAGAATTCCGGATGATACGCCAGGTGTCAAACCGTAATCATCTGCATTTATTATTACCTTTGTTGTAGATTTATTCAAATTCTTTTCACCTCATTCTTTCTTTTATATATAAACGAAAGTGCTAACCCAAATGGTCAGCACAATTAGCTTTATTCTATATAAACCTGAACACTTATTATAAAAAATGATCAATCGCTTGTCGCACATAACCGTTATTATATGTGATCGCCTCTTTCGCTTTTGAATAAGTAACATCAGCTTCGATCATAACGATTGCAGGTTTTACTTCACAGTTTGTCTGTTTAAGAACCTTTTCTGCTTCTTCATATGAAATATTTGTTGCTTCCATTGTCGTTCGTTTTGCACGCTCGATTAATTTATAATTACTTGCATGTACATCAACCATCAAATTCTCATGAACTTTGCCCAATTTAACCATAGTAGTTGTACTAATCATATTTAGAACCATTTTATGAGCTGTAGCTGCTTTCATACGAGTAGAACCAGTCAATACTTCTGGCCCAACAACTACCTCAATTTCGCAATCGGCAAACTCGCTAATCAATGAATCCTTATTACAAGATAATGATATTGTATAAGCTCCCAGACTCCTGGCATATTTTAATGCACCAATTGGATAGGGGGTTCTGCCACTGGCTGTTATACCAAGAACAATATCCTTATTTGTAATATCTTTTGCTTTAAGATCCTTTTCCCCCTGTACTTCTAAATCTTCAGTACCTTCGACTGAATTGAAGAAAGCATCATTCCCACCAGCCATAATCGTCTGTACCATATCTGAAGGTGTCATAAATGTAGGGGGGCATTCGGATGCATCAATTACCCCTAATCTCCCACTTGTTCCTGCGCCAATATAGAATAACCGCCCACCATTGTTCAGAGCCTTACAGACCTGCTCAACAGCAATTTCTATCTGGGGTAATACACCTTCTACAGCTAGCGCTACTTTTTTATCTTCATTGTTAATTGTTTGTAAAACTTCCATTGTGTTCATCTGATCCAAATTCATACTATTTGGATTTCGTTGTTCAGTTGTCAGTTGGGATAATTCTATTTTCATGTTGATCTCCTCGTCTATCAGTATATTATTAGGCATTACGTCGATTCATATAGTAAATACTGATTACGCACTTGCGTAATCCATGTATTCAATTCGTCGATCCAGGAATCAATAATTTCATCAACAGGCTTATGCTCCAGAATCAGTTTTGGTACTTCTGTGTTACCAATAATATAGGAGTAATTGGCATGCATTTCAAACTTATCTGGATTCTGATTTCTTATAGCATCAACTAAATGGAGACCTAGTGATACTAAATCAATCTGTGAGGGATCCTCAATATGCACTTGAACTCCTCCAACTAATCTACCTTCATAGTCGCCGTGCATCGGCGTATAATATATTGATCTGAAAGTGACCCCAGCAATATTACGACTATTCATTTCTTTCTGCAGTTTTTCACCATTAACCCAAGGAGCACCTACGAACTCAAATGGTTTTGTAGTACCTATACCTGTAGAAAGTGTTGTGTTGCCTAGTAATTCAGTCCCTGTATATAAGTATGCACTTTCCTGTGTCGGTATGTTAGGGGACGTCATTACCCAAGGAAGACTTGTATCTCTGAAAAACATGGTACGCTTCCAACCCTTCATTTTGGAAACCTTTAAATCCACACCCATGCTATACTCTTGATTCCACATGGTGGCAAGTTCACCTATTGTTAAACCATGACGAACTGGTAATAGAAATCTCCCCATAAAACTAACTGTATCTTCAGACCGAAGTGGTCCTTCTACCCTTATACCACCAATTGGATTTGGCCGGTCTAATACAATGATTTCTTTATCAAATTCAGCTGCTGCTTCCATAGCGAAACCAAGGGTATAAATGTAGGTATAAACATTTGAGCCGATATCCTGAATATCAAATAATAATACATCTACATCGTTCAACATTTCCTTACTTGGTACCCATGTAGATCCATATAAACTGTATACAGGTAAGCCTGTTGCTTCATCCATGTATGATTCTACATGTTCTCCACCTTCTTGATTACCCCTGATACCGTGCTCAGGTCCATATAAGGTAGTTAAATTAACAGCTTTATGTTCATGCAATAAATCAATATCACTTGTTAAATGACGATCCACTCCAGTCGGATTTGTTATTAGTCCAACTTTTTTATCTTTCACCCAATCTAAATGTTCCTTTAAAAAGACATCAATACCAGGAATTACGCTGTTTTTAGTATCATTATGCCCTTCTAATTTTGAAGCAGATAATGATATTTCTTCTACCACAAAAACACTCCTCATTTAGTATAGTTAAACGCTTCGGTTACAATCTTTTTCTTCTATATTTTTGTGCAGGTTGACACGAATTAGGAATCTCCATCTATACGTTCAATGGAATTGTGGAAGAAAATCACGATTTTCTTTTAATATGTCATCAAGTATCGGTTTGGCAACATCTACAGAAGTAACTAATGGATGAACGGTTAACGCTTGTAATGCAATATCATAATCTCCATTAAATGCAGCTTCTACTGTTAGTTCTTCATAAGCTTTTACCACTTGCAATAATCCACGGATGTGCGGCTCAGGTTGTTTATCAATTTGGACCGGGTGGGCTCCTTCTGCATCAATAACACAGTTAACCTCAACGGAGACATCGTTATTTAAACAAGTCAATATTCCTTTATTTTCTATATTAACCGTTTGGATATCCTTTTTATTATTATAAATAGACGTGATAAGGTTAACGGCTGCCAAGGAATAGTAGGCTCCACCTCGTTTTTCTAACTGTTTCGGCTTATGATTTAAAACAGGATCCTTATATAGTTCAAAAAGCTCCTTTTCAATTCCCATTACCACTTCGGCTCGTGTTCCTTTTGTTTCTAGGGAGTCCAATTCTTCATTGAGCATCTTATCACTCATATAATAATAACGAAGGTAGCCACATGGAAGGGAACCAAGTGAGCGTAAGAAATCCCGGTCCCATCCAAAATCAGGGATATTCTTAACATTTAACCCTTCTGTACCAGGAGACTTATTCAGAATTTCTTCAAGGATATCTTTGCCTTTGACTTGAATTTTTGTTGTCCAATTCAAATGATTAATCCCAACCCATTCTATGTCTACGTTAGAAACATCAGTATTTGTCATCTTTGCAATTTGCATATTTGTGCCAATAGGTAGGTTACATAAGCCAATACTTTTGACGTTCGAATACTTAATAACAGCCTCTGTGACTAGTCCAGCTGGATTCGTGAAATTTATTAGAAACGCTTTCGGAGCTAATTCTTCTATTTCTTTACATATATCCAAAATGACAGGGATTGTACGTAAGGCTTTAGCAAACCCTCCAGCGCCTGTAGTTTCTTGACCTACACATTTATAGGTTAAAGGAATCCTTTCATCACGAGCACGAGCTTCTAAAAGACCGACTCTAATCTGAGTAGTGATAAAATCAGCATTTCTAATTGCTTCCTTTCGATTCATCGTTAAATGAATACGAATAGGTAATCCCGCTTCTTCAACCATGCGTTTTGCTAATGCTCCAACGATATCAAGTTTTTCCCTTCCTTCTTCAACATCTACTAAAAACAGATCTCGAATAGATAATTCATGGTACCGATGGATAAACCCTTCAATCAATTCTGGTGTATAGGAAGATCCACCGCCTATTACAGCGATTTTTAATTGTTTCCTCGTCATGATTGATACCCTCCATATGAAATGAATTTATTCAAAATGGTATCATCGGCTTCAATAGAAAGCTTATCCATAGCTAATAAAACCGAACCATATACCGGTTCCATTTCTAAGTTAATTAATTCATAATCGGCATTCTCATCTTGTATCGTTTTCTTAAGCATTTCAAAAAGAGCTGGGTTCTTCCCTTCCTGCAAAACAGAACCCACGAGGATAATTGGAATTGTTTCACCATCGAAACCACCTAACCTCTTGATAACGGAATTGGCCGCAATTCCTAATTCCCACCCAACCTTTTTCAGAATATTCATTGCTACCAAGTCCCCTTTATCTGCTGCACGATGAAGAATTAATGTGACTTCAAATGGCACTTTTTCATTTAAATTATCTATATAATAGTTATACAATTCTTCTATATTCTGATACCCTAGCTCTCTTGGTATCATTTCCGTTAAAAGGGTACGTTCACCGCGATATTCCCAGGAACGGATGGCCGCACGAAATGCTTCATCAGCCATAAAGGCACCTCCAGCACCATCACCAAATCGATAGCCAAAACCACCAGTTTGTACTGTCTTTCCATTTTTTGTTTTACCTGCAGCATTCGTTCCAGCACCGCATACGAGCACAACTCCTGTATTCGTAGGGCTTCCAGCTCTAATCCCCTCTAGGGCATCAGATACTACATCCCAATTTTCAAATGGTAATTTTGCTAAGGAGGCTTTGAGAATCTTATAATCTTTCTCTCTATCTGCCCCAGCCAATCCAAATTGTGCGAAGCTAATATCACCCGATTGCAGACCGCCTTCGTTAAGAGCTTGGTCTACAGCGGATTGTATGTTTTCTAGAAATCTATCAACTCCTACACCCTGGTGATTTCCATTTCCTGAAATGCCATGTCCGATTCGATTTCCTTTTTCATCAACGATTACTGCATACGTTTTACTATTTCCACCATCTACACCAAGTATATATCTCAATATGCTTTTCTCCTAACTTACAACTTATTAACCCTGAAAAACCCCCATTTCCAAGGTGTTGTATTTAACACTATTAGCCTTTGACTGCACCTTTCATAACACCCGAAATAAAATACCTTTGAAGGAAAAGGAAGAATAGTACTACTGGAATCATCGAAATAATTGCCCCAGCTGCAATTAAACGCCAATCTGAAGTAAATGTACCAGAAAGCATATTTAAACCAAGTGGAAGTGTGTACATGTCTTGGTCACTTACAATTATTAATGGCCACAGGAAATCTCCCCATGCTGAGATAAATGTAAAAATTGCCAGTGTAACCATCGAAGGTTTAACGAGCGGCATCAATATTCTAAACCAAATTTGAAAGCTATTAGCTCCATCTATCCTTGCCGACTCATCTAATTCCTTAGGTATCACAGTGAATGCCTGACGCATTAAAAACACGCCAAACGCAGTTGTTATATGTGGTAGAACCATACCTGCGTATGTATTACCAAGCCCAAGATTTAAAGACATAATATAAATCGGTATCATTAAAAGTTGGAACGGTATCATCATCGTACTAAGAATTAAGATAAATATGATATTTTTTCCCTTAAAATACATCCTCGCAAGCGGGTATGCGGCCAATGAACAAAATAAAACGTTAAAAATGACAGTTAATACTGTTACTATTGTACTGTTAAACAAGTATCTCCAAAACGGAAAGGTTTCCATTACTTTAACAAAGTTAGTAAACGTCACTTGATCTGGAATTAATTTAGGAGGATATTGAAATATATTCTCACCGCCGGATTTCAGTGCTGTTGAAAGAAGCCATATAAACGGGCCTAACATAAATAAAGTAATGAAAATTAAAAGTAAATATATCAGTAACTTCTTCGATACACTCCATAGTTTTCTAGTTATTGTTTTTTCATCATTTTTAACAGAAGATAAAGCCATATTATCCCACCTCCTTACCTAATATTCCCTTTTTTCCCCATAACTTTCAGATTAATAATTGATAGAATTAGTGTGAATATAAATAATATAACCCCAGCTGCACTTGCATAACCCATATTTAAATTACTAAAAGCCTCTGTATATATATAAAACACTAATGTTTCAGAACTGTGAAGCGGTCCCCCACCTGTCATGACATAAATTTCCTCAAAAACTTTCATTGCAGAAATGGAAGACATAATCGATACGACTAATACAAATGGCATCAACATTGGAATCGTTATACGTGTTACTTGTTGCCACCAGTTTGCTCCGTCTATTTTAGCTGCCTCATAAAGATCTGAAGGAATGGATTGTAACCCGGCCAAATAGATAATCATGTAATATCCTAAACCTTTCCAAACCGTAACAACCATTACAGCGAACAGAGCTGTAGATGTTGAAGTCAACCACCCTATTGGTTCCGTGATAATCCCCACAACTTCAAGCGCATAGTTTAACAAACCATGTTCCTTATACACCCAATCCCATGCTATACCTGCAACAACTAATGATGTAACAACAGGTATAAAAAAAGCTGAGCGAAAAAAGGATATCCCTTTGATATTCTGGTTTACTAACACTGCTAGAAAAATAGGAATAATTACCAGCGCTGGCACAACTCCGATTAAATAAATAAACGTATTCATTAGTGTTTGCCAAAATAAATCATCTTGAAGTAGGTTCTCATAATTTTCTAATCCGATAAATGTTGCATCTTCAATCATATTAAATTCGGTAAGACTTAACCATATCGCTTGCAGCATCGGATAAAAAATAAATGCACCTAAAATTATGCAACCTGGAATCAAAAATAAATAAGGTGTTAATTTCTGTCTCTTCATGAAATTCCCTCCCTTTTTCAGGAGATCCAACAAAATTTGCCTCTTCTCCGATATAAACTTAATAAACTTACAATCTGTTTATCGAAAGGATAGGGGAAATACCCCTACCCTTTCGCTTTCCATATTACTCAGCTACTATTTCGTTCCATTTCTCTTCTGTTTCAGCTAACGCCTCTTCTGGTGATAACTCACCAAGCATCGCCTTGGAAAACCCATCATACATTACTGTTTGTAATTCATTCAGGTTATCCATTGGTGGAACAAGCAACTCAGCATCTGGTAATTGTTCGGCCGATGTAATTCTCACTAGTTCTAATGGATCTGCGTCTTCAGGTGGATCTGTGAAATAAGGATCTTCTAGAGCTTCGGTTGAAGAAGGTAGAATTGGTGTGAGTTGAGCAAATTCCAACTGATTTTCTGCGCTCGTAATAAACAGTCCGAAATCAACTGCTGCTTCCTGGTGCTCACTTTGTTCAGGAACAACTAGATTTTGTACACTCATGGTTTTTTTACCTGAGTCTCCAGTTATTGCCACGGATGGTACAGTTGAATCATAAATGTCCGGTGCGTTTTCTTCAATTTCTGCTATGAAAAAGTTAACTCCAAACGCAACTTGGCCTGACTGGTAAAAGTTAGTACCCTCTCGCTGATCACCAGTTAAGGACTCAGCTGGAATCAAATTATTCTCATATAATTCCGTAAAGTACTCAAATACTTCAACACCATCTGGAGTATTGAAAGCTGCAGTTCCATCTTCATTTGTCAATGGTACACCCATCAGTTCCATGTGTTGCAACGGCAAAGAAAGATCAAGTGATGGGAAGTATCCGTATTTATCTGTTTCTTCACTTATAATTTCTGCATATTCCTTCGCTTCTTCGTATGTCTCTGGAGGTTGGCTTGGATCTAAACCGGCTTCTTCATAAATATCAGCGTTATTTAAGGTGACTGCAGTATCAAGATACCAT
Proteins encoded:
- a CDS encoding ABC transporter substrate-binding protein, with the protein product MKKLFKGRSLFLLIAVLLLALIAACSSDDEEASGTEENGGSEETSNSDEGGDGEIAGELEIQYFVGGYGDSWWKEVIADFEAEYPDVTITEHAGPNINDEMRTRWISEDPPDVVYIDGAGSSETQMVEDGQLMNLTEWAEEIELEDGSALLDSFIVEPGKFDGEMYTLPLVFDAWGTWYDKALFEEEGYEVPTDFDSFMNSMEEIKTGEEIEPFVTSGEHPYYFLRGMLQPAFGAAGGDELLHDLITGAEGAWTSDAVLETMEKVEQMQQEGMFDSGLGALNHTQSQMNFLLQENAFVPVGFWLPNEMEDDVPEGFEYGFIPSPMQDAGEPYGIVPDLRPLAIAEEAENPEAAKAFVEFAFSREYAMSFSEHTGAIMNISDVDLTENENVPSYLIEANEMINDPEQVQIYEMPHPMSSDLETPIGDALMSLMLGNMSAEEFTEAAEAAAAEYRD
- a CDS encoding ChbG/HpnK family deacetylase; amino-acid sequence: MNKSTTKVIINADDYGLTPGVSSGILYGHQKGIITSTTAMVNTEFAKQSVEDAMTEEYGNLGIGLHLVLDMGQSVSSSVNSLTDHRGFFLKGEELVQSATKRDVKIELEAQLDLLYKWGINVTHIDSHHHMHLHIPCALEAVGEVAEEYKLPIRSFSEQTIDNVLTTDYFNYDFYGSETIVNDHLIKTFSDVKPGVTEVMCHPGFLDAWLYRRSSYTDDRMNELEVLVNKRIINWFKNNSIEMIHYGDLE
- the murQ gene encoding N-acetylmuramic acid 6-phosphate etherase; translated protein: MKIELSQLTTEQRNPNSMNLDQMNTMEVLQTINNEDKKVALAVEGVLPQIEIAVEQVCKALNNGGRLFYIGAGTSGRLGVIDASECPPTFMTPSDMVQTIMAGGNDAFFNSVEGTEDLEVQGEKDLKAKDITNKDIVLGITASGRTPYPIGALKYARSLGAYTISLSCNKDSLISEFADCEIEVVVGPEVLTGSTRMKAATAHKMVLNMISTTTMVKLGKVHENLMVDVHASNYKLIERAKRTTMEATNISYEEAEKVLKQTNCEVKPAIVMIEADVTYSKAKEAITYNNGYVRQAIDHFL
- a CDS encoding exo-beta-N-acetylmuramidase NamZ family protein — encoded protein: MVEEISLSASKLEGHNDTKNSVIPGIDVFLKEHLDWVKDKKVGLITNPTGVDRHLTSDIDLLHEHKAVNLTTLYGPEHGIRGNQEGGEHVESYMDEATGLPVYSLYGSTWVPSKEMLNDVDVLLFDIQDIGSNVYTYIYTLGFAMEAAAEFDKEIIVLDRPNPIGGIRVEGPLRSEDTVSFMGRFLLPVRHGLTIGELATMWNQEYSMGVDLKVSKMKGWKRTMFFRDTSLPWVMTSPNIPTQESAYLYTGTELLGNTTLSTGIGTTKPFEFVGAPWVNGEKLQKEMNSRNIAGVTFRSIYYTPMHGDYEGRLVGGVQVHIEDPSQIDLVSLGLHLVDAIRNQNPDKFEMHANYSYIIGNTEVPKLILEHKPVDEIIDSWIDELNTWITQVRNQYLLYEST
- a CDS encoding 6-phospho-beta-glucosidase, which encodes MTRKQLKIAVIGGGSSYTPELIEGFIHRYHELSIRDLFLVDVEEGREKLDIVGALAKRMVEEAGLPIRIHLTMNRKEAIRNADFITTQIRVGLLEARARDERIPLTYKCVGQETTGAGGFAKALRTIPVILDICKEIEELAPKAFLINFTNPAGLVTEAVIKYSNVKSIGLCNLPIGTNMQIAKMTNTDVSNVDIEWVGINHLNWTTKIQVKGKDILEEILNKSPGTEGLNVKNIPDFGWDRDFLRSLGSLPCGYLRYYYMSDKMLNEELDSLETKGTRAEVVMGIEKELFELYKDPVLNHKPKQLEKRGGAYYSLAAVNLITSIYNNKKDIQTVNIENKGILTCLNNDVSVEVNCVIDAEGAHPVQIDKQPEPHIRGLLQVVKAYEELTVEAAFNGDYDIALQALTVHPLVTSVDVAKPILDDILKENRDFLPQFH
- a CDS encoding N-acetylglucosamine kinase codes for the protein MRYILGVDGGNSKTYAVIVDEKGNRIGHGISGNGNHQGVGVDRFLENIQSAVDQALNEGGLQSGDISFAQFGLAGADREKDYKILKASLAKLPFENWDVVSDALEGIRAGSPTNTGVVLVCGAGTNAAGKTKNGKTVQTGGFGYRFGDGAGGAFMADEAFRAAIRSWEYRGERTLLTEMIPRELGYQNIEELYNYYIDNLNEKVPFEVTLILHRAADKGDLVAMNILKKVGWELGIAANSVIKRLGGFDGETIPIILVGSVLQEGKNPALFEMLKKTIQDENADYELINLEMEPVYGSVLLAMDKLSIEADDTILNKFISYGGYQS
- a CDS encoding carbohydrate ABC transporter permease, with amino-acid sequence MALSSVKNDEKTITRKLWSVSKKLLIYLLLIFITLFMLGPFIWLLSTALKSGGENIFQYPPKLIPDQVTFTNFVKVMETFPFWRYLFNSTIVTVLTVIFNVLFCSLAAYPLARMYFKGKNIIFILILSTMMIPFQLLMIPIYIMSLNLGLGNTYAGMVLPHITTAFGVFLMRQAFTVIPKELDESARIDGANSFQIWFRILMPLVKPSMVTLAIFTFISAWGDFLWPLIIVSDQDMYTLPLGLNMLSGTFTSDWRLIAAGAIISMIPVVLFFLFLQRYFISGVMKGAVKG
- a CDS encoding carbohydrate ABC transporter permease; amino-acid sequence: MKRQKLTPYLFLIPGCIILGAFIFYPMLQAIWLSLTEFNMIEDATFIGLENYENLLQDDLFWQTLMNTFIYLIGVVPALVIIPIFLAVLVNQNIKGISFFRSAFFIPVVTSLVVAGIAWDWVYKEHGLLNYALEVVGIITEPIGWLTSTSTALFAVMVVTVWKGLGYYMIIYLAGLQSIPSDLYEAAKIDGANWWQQVTRITIPMLMPFVLVVSIMSSISAMKVFEEIYVMTGGGPLHSSETLVFYIYTEAFSNLNMGYASAAGVILFIFTLILSIINLKVMGKKGNIR
- a CDS encoding ABC transporter substrate-binding protein, with the protein product MKRNQLIFFMFLIAAMVFLAACNDDSTETSGSDSGEDEEITLEFWTMQLQPTFTDYINGMIDDFEADNPNITINWLDVPAGDLEQKILADVSAGNAPDLVNLNPSFGGSLAELDATVNMDEALSDEEIDRYVEGAWEASQLDGETFGIPWYLDTAVTLNNADIYEEAGLDPSQPPETYEEAKEYAEIISEETDKYGYFPSLDLSLPLQHMELMGVPLTNEDGTAAFNTPDGVEVFEYFTELYENNLIPAESLTGDQREGTNFYQSGQVAFGVNFFIAEIEENAPDIYDSTVPSVAITGDSGKKTMSVQNLVVPEQSEHQEAAVDFGLFITSAENQLEFAQLTPILPSSTEALEDPYFTDPPEDADPLELVRITSAEQLPDAELLVPPMDNLNELQTVMYDGFSKAMLGELSPEEALAETEEKWNEIVAE